One Vibrio sp. 16 genomic window carries:
- a CDS encoding hydrolase, producing the protein MTQFVAAKGLSNPHLQTLAPRLIRKKALFEPIWQTLDTPDGDFLDIAWGEDNQTTAAKSKPIFVLFHGLEGCFYSPYANGLMDAFNKQGWLSVMMHFRGCSGKPNKLARAYHSGEVEDARFFLQYLNSLFPSQKKVAVGISLGGNMLANYLAKYNQDPLLDAATIVSAPLDLSACSERIEQGFSKLYKNYLLSSLKKSALQKHHLLKGELGLTYQCIKRVTRLYEFDDLITAPLHGFKDAEDYYQRCSGIHRLKEIKVPTQIIHAKDDPFMTDAVIPKYVLPDNIDYRLFDQGGHVGFVTGSAIKPRFWLEEALPAYYESLTDPA; encoded by the coding sequence ATGACTCAGTTTGTCGCCGCCAAAGGGCTTTCCAATCCCCACCTTCAAACCCTAGCTCCGCGCTTAATTCGAAAAAAAGCGCTGTTTGAGCCTATCTGGCAAACACTTGATACCCCCGATGGTGACTTCCTTGACATCGCTTGGGGTGAAGATAACCAGACCACAGCGGCCAAAAGCAAACCGATTTTCGTTCTGTTCCACGGACTGGAAGGATGCTTCTACAGCCCTTACGCCAATGGCTTGATGGATGCGTTTAACAAACAAGGTTGGCTCTCCGTCATGATGCACTTTCGCGGCTGCAGCGGTAAGCCGAACAAGTTAGCGCGCGCTTATCACTCTGGTGAAGTCGAAGATGCCCGTTTCTTTTTGCAGTACCTCAATAGTCTATTTCCTTCTCAAAAGAAGGTTGCCGTTGGGATTTCACTTGGCGGAAATATGCTGGCGAACTACTTGGCTAAGTATAATCAAGACCCACTACTCGATGCCGCAACGATTGTCTCCGCGCCATTGGATCTCTCGGCCTGCTCGGAGCGAATTGAACAAGGCTTTTCTAAGCTCTACAAAAACTACTTACTCTCCTCTTTGAAAAAGAGCGCCTTGCAGAAGCACCACTTACTCAAGGGCGAGTTAGGGCTAACTTATCAATGCATCAAACGGGTGACGCGATTGTACGAGTTTGACGACTTAATCACCGCGCCGCTGCATGGATTTAAAGATGCCGAAGATTACTACCAGCGCTGTTCGGGCATCCACCGCCTGAAAGAGATCAAAGTCCCGACGCAAATCATTCATGCCAAAGACGACCCGTTTATGACTGATGCGGTGATCCCCAAGTATGTGCTGCCCGATAACATCGATTACCGGCTGTTTGATCAAGGCGGTCATGTCGGCTTTGTTACCGGCAGCGCCATCAAACCGCGGTTTTGGCTGGAAGAAGCCCTGCCCGCCTACTATGAAAGTCTCACCGATCCGGCATAA
- a CDS encoding TIGR02444 family protein — translation MSSEHAQISLTLERLWQFSLQYYSVREVKEACLALQNQFKGNVNLLLLLKWLDEQQVCFGEQDWHRVEECLGRSEALLLNFRELRRKLKSQVPDTVYRESLQFELQLEKQQQSDLVDCINSIQLEKNLGEPLTLRYCRQLGGERLYSAFAEPIDNIANL, via the coding sequence ATGAGTTCAGAGCACGCACAAATTTCTTTAACACTTGAGCGCTTGTGGCAATTTAGCTTGCAGTACTACAGTGTGCGAGAAGTAAAAGAGGCGTGCTTAGCTCTGCAAAATCAGTTTAAAGGTAACGTCAATTTATTACTGCTGCTCAAATGGCTCGACGAACAACAGGTCTGTTTTGGTGAGCAAGATTGGCATCGTGTTGAGGAGTGTCTCGGGCGCTCCGAAGCCCTACTCCTCAATTTCCGCGAGTTAAGGCGAAAGCTAAAAAGCCAAGTGCCAGACACTGTCTATCGAGAATCGCTTCAATTCGAACTGCAACTCGAAAAACAGCAGCAGTCTGATCTGGTTGATTGCATTAACAGTATTCAATTGGAAAAGAATCTCGGCGAGCCACTTACGCTTCGGTATTGCCGTCAACTTGGTGGCGAGCGCCTCTATTCAGCCTTCGCTGAGCCCATTGATAACATCGCCAACCTATAG
- a CDS encoding ABC transporter ATP-binding protein, whose protein sequence is MITFSGIQLLRGGKPLLEQASATIHPGDKVGLVGKNGCGKSTLFALIKDELSIDAGNFSKPAHWELAWVAQETPALERSAIEYVIDGDREYRKLEADLAQAEQQDKGTLVAEIHGQIETIGGYSIRARAAELLDGLGFSQEQMSWNLTQFSGGWRMRLNLAQALLCRSDLLLLDEPTNHLDLDAVMWLERWLQNYPGTLVLISHDRDFLDPIVGRVIHVENQLLNEYTGNYSSFEEQRAQKLILQQAQFEKQQKQMSHMQSYIDRFRYKASKARQAQSRIKALEKMEKVLPAQLDNPFSFQFRDPDALPNPIIMMDEVSAGYGDNLILEKIRLNLVPGSRIGLLGRNGAGKSTLIKLLSRELNPQGGDLTYSQGVKIGYFAQHQLETLHPEETPLQHMMQIAPDKNELELRNYLGSFGFQGDKALEKVAPFSGGEKARLVLALIVWQKPNLLLLDEPTNHLDLDMRQALTMALQTFEGAMVIVSHDRYLLRATTDDLYLVHDRQVAPFDGDLNDYYKWLTEQQKAERREAQAQQPEKTSANSAAAKKDQKRREAEFRKQTAPIRKNLTKLEEKMDKLGESLAEAETQLSDNSLYEAENKAKLNQVLAIQANSKAELEDVEMEWMALQEELEQMEQEFSSQ, encoded by the coding sequence CAGCAAACCTGCTCATTGGGAACTAGCATGGGTCGCTCAAGAAACTCCTGCTCTCGAGCGTAGCGCCATTGAGTACGTAATCGATGGTGATCGTGAATATCGAAAGCTAGAAGCCGATCTTGCACAGGCGGAGCAACAAGACAAAGGGACGCTAGTTGCCGAAATCCACGGCCAAATTGAAACCATCGGGGGGTACAGTATCCGCGCTCGTGCGGCGGAACTATTGGATGGTTTAGGCTTTAGCCAAGAGCAAATGAGTTGGAACTTAACTCAGTTCTCGGGGGGCTGGCGTATGCGCTTGAACCTAGCTCAAGCTCTGCTTTGCCGCTCAGATTTGTTGCTTCTTGATGAACCAACCAACCACTTGGACTTAGATGCCGTGATGTGGCTAGAACGCTGGCTACAAAACTACCCCGGTACACTCGTGCTTATCTCACACGACCGAGACTTTCTCGATCCTATTGTCGGTCGTGTCATTCACGTCGAGAATCAGTTACTGAACGAGTACACCGGCAACTACTCATCATTTGAAGAACAGCGCGCTCAGAAGCTTATCTTGCAACAAGCGCAATTTGAGAAGCAACAAAAGCAGATGTCGCACATGCAAAGCTACATCGACCGCTTCCGCTACAAAGCCTCGAAAGCTCGCCAAGCACAGAGCCGAATCAAAGCCTTAGAGAAAATGGAGAAGGTTCTGCCTGCGCAGCTCGATAACCCATTCAGCTTCCAATTTCGCGATCCAGATGCGCTGCCAAACCCTATCATCATGATGGATGAGGTATCAGCAGGCTATGGCGATAATCTTATCTTAGAAAAAATCCGCCTCAACCTCGTACCTGGCAGTCGCATTGGTCTACTTGGTCGCAATGGCGCAGGTAAATCAACGCTGATTAAGTTGCTTTCTCGTGAACTCAATCCTCAAGGGGGCGACTTAACCTATTCACAAGGCGTGAAGATTGGCTACTTTGCTCAGCATCAACTAGAAACGCTTCACCCAGAAGAAACACCGTTGCAGCACATGATGCAGATCGCGCCTGACAAGAATGAGCTCGAGCTGCGTAATTATCTCGGCAGTTTTGGCTTCCAAGGCGATAAAGCGCTAGAAAAAGTAGCGCCGTTTTCCGGTGGCGAGAAAGCACGTCTGGTGCTGGCATTAATCGTATGGCAAAAACCGAACTTGCTGCTGCTCGATGAACCAACGAACCACCTAGATTTGGATATGCGTCAAGCGCTAACTATGGCTCTGCAAACCTTTGAGGGGGCGATGGTGATTGTCTCGCACGACCGCTACCTACTGCGTGCGACCACCGATGATCTTTACCTGGTTCATGATCGCCAAGTTGCCCCATTTGATGGCGATTTGAACGACTACTACAAATGGCTAACAGAGCAACAAAAAGCGGAGCGACGTGAAGCCCAAGCTCAGCAACCAGAGAAAACGAGTGCGAACAGCGCGGCGGCCAAAAAAGACCAGAAACGCCGTGAAGCTGAATTTCGCAAGCAAACCGCGCCAATTCGCAAAAACCTGACAAAGTTAGAAGAAAAAATGGATAAGTTGGGTGAATCGTTAGCGGAAGCGGAAACGCAATTATCCGATAACTCACTTTATGAAGCCGAAAATAAAGCTAAACTTAATCAAGTACTCGCCATTCAAGCCAACAGCAAAGCCGAGCTTGAAGATGTTGAAATGGAATGGATGGCTCTCCAAGAAGAGCTAGAACAGATGGAGCAGGAGTTCAGTAGCCAATGA